CTGTCTGAGGTCTGCGAGACGCTCTTGATGGCCCTCGCAATCCCAAAGCTGATCGATCTTTTGGCTAAGCTGAACAATACTCCGTAAAGCTTGAGTAAAGTGATATTTGATAAACTGATCGTGATTCAAATTTAGCTAATCCTTTGCCCTGGCTGCGCTCCGGAGTCTGGGGATAAGATGTGGATATCTTTTCCGTCACCGGCTGCAAGCACCATCCCTTCTGACATTCCAAACTTCATCTTCCGTGGCGCGAGGTTGGCAACCATAACGGTGAGTCTGCCCACTAAATCTTCAGGCTTGTAAGCCGATTTGATGCCAGCAAAAACGTTTTTTTGACCTGCCTTGCCAATATCGAGAGTAAGTTGCAGGAGTTTGTCAGCTCCTTCCACCGGCTTAGCATCGACAATTTTTGCTACCCGCAAATCCACTTTCATGAACTGATCGAAGTCGATGGTGTCTGCAATCTCATCAGAGTTTTTAGAAGCTTTTGCCTTGCTCTTCGTCTTTTTCTTAGCTTGCTGTCCCTGCTGACCTAAAAATTCTTTCGTTTCGTTTTGGATGGCTTCCACCTGTTTGGGATCAATGCGCTTCAAGAGGTGCTTGAAGGGCTTGATCCCATGGTTTTCAAGTACTTCCGTAGCATTTTCCCAGGTATAAGGCCCTTCGTTGAAAAGCTCTTCCACCTTTGCTGTGTAAGACGGCAGTACTGGTTTAAGGTAGATGGCCATAATCCGAAACAAATTCAGAATCGTAGTCAAGACTTCCTTAGTCTTATCCTGGTCTGTCTTGATCAGCTTCCAAGGCTCGTAGTGATCGAAATACTTGTTCGCTTCGTCAGCAATATCGCGAATGCCAATCATGGCTTTCGAGAAGTCAGCCTGTTCGTAATGCTGAGCTACGGTTTCACCGATCTTTAGAGCTTTTTCGACTAGCTCTCGACCTTCTGTAGAAAGGCTGCCCATGGTGCCATCGAGCTTGTGAAGCATCGATGCGCCCCGCGATGCGACATTTGTAATTTTGCCGATGAGATCTGAATTCACCCGAGAGACGAAGTCTTGCAAATTGAGATCTAAATCGTCCACACCGCTATTGATCTTACATGCCAAGTAGTAGCGCATGTAAGCGGCTTCCATGTGCTTGAGGTAGGTTTGAACCATGATAAAAGTGCCACGAGACTTACTCATCTTCGTGCCGTTAACGTTGAGCATGCCATGCACCATGATTTTACTTGGCGTGCGGTAGCCGGATGCTTTTAGCATTGATGGCCAGAACAGGCTGTGATGGTAAACGATGTCTTTGCCAATCACATGGTAGATTTCGCGATCCTCGCGATTCCACTCCTCTTCAAAGTTGCGGTCGTTGCGGTCACACCATTCTTTGAAGGAGGCCATGTAACCAACAGGAGCGTCGAACCACACGTAGTAGTATTTCTTGGGATGGCCAGGGATTTCAAAGCCGAAATAGGGCTCGTCTCTTGAGATACACCAGCTTTGCAGTTGGTCGTCTTTGAGCCATTCATCGAGCTTGTTTTTGATAGATGCCCCTGTGTGCTGAGGAACCCATTCTTTCAGAAAATCTTTGAAATCCTGCAAGCGAATAAACAGATGCTCGCTTTCCTTTTGTACGGGCTGATTGCCGCAAAGCGAGCAAAAGGGCTTTTTCAACTCGTGCGCACTATAAACAGTGCCACAGACCTCGCATCCATCGCCATATTGCTCCTCGGCGCCACACTTTGGGCAGGTCCCTTTGACGAAGCGATCTGGTAAAAACATCTTATCATGTTCGCAGTAAGCCTGTTTCAAAGACTTCCGCTCCAGATGATTGCCCTTGCTGAGAGCTTCAAATATGGATGCAGCAAGTGCCTCGTTGTTTTCAGTGTTGGTGGACGAGTAATTATCGTAGGCCACTTCAAAGCCTTCGAAGTCTCGAAGGTGGTCTTTCCGAGCCTGGTCGATGAGCTGCTCGGGTGTGATACCCTGCTTCTGAGCACTAAGCA
The sequence above is a segment of the Pseudobacteriovorax antillogorgiicola genome. Coding sequences within it:
- the metG gene encoding methionine--tRNA ligase yields the protein MTKKRNILITPALPYANGQIHLGHMLEHLMVDIWARYFKMQGHDCQLICADDTHGAPIMLSAQKQGITPEQLIDQARKDHLRDFEGFEVAYDNYSSTNTENNEALAASIFEALSKGNHLERKSLKQAYCEHDKMFLPDRFVKGTCPKCGAEEQYGDGCEVCGTVYSAHELKKPFCSLCGNQPVQKESEHLFIRLQDFKDFLKEWVPQHTGASIKNKLDEWLKDDQLQSWCISRDEPYFGFEIPGHPKKYYYVWFDAPVGYMASFKEWCDRNDRNFEEEWNREDREIYHVIGKDIVYHHSLFWPSMLKASGYRTPSKIMVHGMLNVNGTKMSKSRGTFIMVQTYLKHMEAAYMRYYLACKINSGVDDLDLNLQDFVSRVNSDLIGKITNVASRGASMLHKLDGTMGSLSTEGRELVEKALKIGETVAQHYEQADFSKAMIGIRDIADEANKYFDHYEPWKLIKTDQDKTKEVLTTILNLFRIMAIYLKPVLPSYTAKVEELFNEGPYTWENATEVLENHGIKPFKHLLKRIDPKQVEAIQNETKEFLGQQGQQAKKKTKSKAKASKNSDEIADTIDFDQFMKVDLRVAKIVDAKPVEGADKLLQLTLDIGKAGQKNVFAGIKSAYKPEDLVGRLTVMVANLAPRKMKFGMSEGMVLAAGDGKDIHILSPDSGAQPGQRIS